Below is a genomic region from Hallerella porci.
ATAACCGCGAACATCGAGGTTAGCCTTCTTGAAGTGACCAATGGTTGCCTTATCTGCGCGAGATTCCTTGACGAGACCAAAACCGACCTGAATTGCGGTATAGCCGTCTTTTTCTTCAGTCTTGTGGCAAACGACCACGCACGGACCAGCTTCGAGAACCGTTACCGGAACGCATTCTCCGTTATCCGTGAATACTTGGGTCATTCCCAGCTTCTTTGCAAGAATACCGTTCATTGTATTACACCTTAATTTCGACTTCGACACCTGCTGGCAATTCCAACTTCATCAAGGAATCTACCGTCTGCGGAGTAGCGTCCAGAATGTCAATCAAGCGTTTGTGGGTACGAGACTCGAACTGTTCACGAGACGTTTTGTTAACGTGAGGAGAACGGAGAACCGTGTACTTTTGAATTTTGGTCGGGAGAGGGATTGGACCCGCGATGCGGGCTCCCGTGTTCTTTGCCGTATTTACGAT
It encodes:
- the rpsJ gene encoding 30S ribosomal protein S10; translated protein: MAGERIRISLKSFDHRMIDRSAQDIVNTAKNTGARIAGPIPLPTKIQKYTVLRSPHVNKTSREQFESRTHKRLIDILDATPQTVDSLMKLELPAGVEVEIKV